From the Desulfovibrio sp. JY genome, one window contains:
- a CDS encoding glycosyltransferase family 2 protein gives MMHGKKVVVVMPAYNAASTLERTYDEVPKDIVDEVILVDDCSRDNTIEQAQKLGLRCFRHEQNWGYGRNQKTCYAEALKTGADVVIMVHPDYQYTPKIIPAMANLVTSDEYDAVIASRILGGTALRGGMPMYKYVSNRFLTLTQNLLLGAKLSEYHTGYRAFSRKVLETLPLWENSDDFVFDNQMLAQTVYFGFRIGEVSCPTKYFEEASSINFRRSCTYGLGVLATSAQFRLQKWGRKSYPIFDKNGRGLSSSPNPPYYKDESPENSGQAS, from the coding sequence ATGATGCACGGAAAAAAAGTGGTGGTGGTCATGCCCGCCTACAATGCGGCCTCCACCCTCGAACGCACCTATGACGAAGTTCCCAAGGACATTGTGGACGAGGTCATTCTCGTCGACGATTGCAGCCGGGACAACACCATCGAGCAGGCGCAGAAGCTTGGCCTGCGCTGCTTCCGCCACGAACAAAACTGGGGCTACGGCCGCAACCAGAAGACCTGTTACGCCGAGGCCTTGAAGACCGGCGCCGACGTGGTCATCATGGTCCACCCCGACTACCAGTACACGCCGAAGATCATCCCGGCCATGGCCAACCTGGTGACCAGCGACGAATACGACGCGGTCATCGCCTCGCGCATCCTCGGCGGTACGGCCCTTCGCGGCGGCATGCCCATGTACAAATACGTTTCCAACCGCTTCCTGACCCTGACCCAGAACCTGCTGCTCGGGGCCAAGCTCTCGGAGTACCACACCGGCTACCGGGCCTTCTCCCGGAAGGTGCTGGAAACCCTGCCGCTTTGGGAAAATTCCGACGACTTCGTCTTCGACAACCAGATGCTGGCCCAGACCGTCTACTTCGGCTTCCGCATCGGCGAGGTGTCCTGCCCGACCAAGTATTTCGAGGAAGCCTCGTCCATCAATTTCCGCCGCAGCTGCACCTACGGTCTCGGCGTGCTGGCCACCTCGGCCCAGTTCCGCCTCCAGAAGTGGGGCCGCAAAAGCTACCCCATCTTCGACAAGAACGGCCGGGGCCTGTCTAGCAGCCCCAATCCCCCGTACTACAAGGACGAGTCGCCGGAGAACTCCGGTCAGGCCAGCTAA